A region of Chloroflexaceae bacterium DNA encodes the following proteins:
- a CDS encoding NADH-quinone oxidoreductase subunit N, protein MESLQIPPVDLRLLTPLLIVVGWASALLLIDVFFVPDGRKKITGYLAVAGLAVAGLAGIPLWSVSGSTFSGMLVLDRYSLALTWIFLIAGALSIAVALDYLPRHAIEQGEYYPLIMFAVGGMILMAQSADLITLFLGIELLSITLYILTGFAYPRVASEEAGIKYLVLGAFAAGFFVYGIALIFGATGTTSLAGIADYLGRQPFRPQDETLFLVGASLVLIGFGFKIALAPFHMWTPDVYEGSPTPVAAFMSVGTKGAALAALLRVTLAMDAAREFWLPLLAALATATMIIGNLGALGQSNLKRMLAYSSIGHAGYILLAIMVTAERGAEAFLFYMLAYTLTNLGAFGVLIALEQRGEAAWSIDDFAGLYQRRPLLAVAMALFMFSLAGVPPTAGFMGKFFVFTAAYAGGLGWLVLIGVITSAIAAYYYLRVVVKMFMQEPVRDVRPELTRGLNAEILIAGVATLLLGLLPTPIVLLAERSLAALGG, encoded by the coding sequence ATGGAGAGTTTACAGATTCCCCCGGTTGACCTGCGCCTGCTCACGCCTCTGCTGATCGTCGTGGGCTGGGCCTCGGCCTTGCTGCTGATTGATGTCTTCTTCGTTCCCGACGGGCGTAAGAAAATCACCGGCTACCTGGCAGTAGCCGGCCTGGCCGTGGCGGGGCTGGCCGGCATTCCCCTGTGGAGCGTGAGCGGCAGCACCTTTTCGGGGATGCTGGTGCTCGACCGCTACAGCCTGGCGCTGACCTGGATCTTCCTCATCGCCGGGGCGTTGAGCATCGCCGTGGCGCTGGACTACCTGCCACGGCACGCGATCGAGCAGGGGGAGTACTACCCGCTGATCATGTTCGCCGTCGGGGGCATGATCCTGATGGCCCAGAGCGCCGACCTGATCACCCTCTTCCTGGGGATCGAGTTGCTATCCATCACCCTGTACATCCTGACCGGCTTCGCCTACCCGCGGGTGGCCTCGGAAGAGGCCGGGATCAAGTACCTGGTGCTGGGGGCCTTCGCCGCAGGCTTCTTCGTGTACGGCATCGCGCTGATCTTTGGCGCCACGGGCACGACCAGCCTGGCCGGGATCGCCGACTACCTGGGCCGGCAACCTTTCCGGCCTCAGGATGAAACGCTGTTCCTCGTCGGCGCGAGCCTGGTGTTGATCGGCTTTGGCTTCAAAATCGCCCTGGCGCCCTTCCATATGTGGACCCCGGATGTCTATGAAGGCTCGCCCACCCCCGTAGCCGCGTTCATGAGCGTTGGCACCAAGGGCGCGGCCCTGGCGGCGCTGCTGCGGGTTACGCTGGCGATGGACGCGGCGCGCGAGTTCTGGCTGCCGCTGCTGGCGGCGCTGGCCACGGCGACGATGATCATCGGCAACCTGGGGGCTCTGGGGCAGAGCAACCTGAAGCGCATGCTGGCCTACTCCAGCATCGGCCACGCCGGGTACATTCTGCTGGCGATCATGGTCACGGCGGAGCGGGGCGCGGAGGCGTTTCTGTTCTACATGCTGGCCTACACCCTTACCAACCTGGGGGCCTTCGGCGTGCTGATCGCCCTGGAGCAGCGGGGCGAGGCGGCCTGGAGCATCGATGACTTCGCGGGGCTGTACCAGCGCCGGCCCCTGCTGGCGGTGGCCATGGCCCTGTTCATGTTCTCACTCGCCGGCGTGCCGCCCACAGCAGGCTTCATGGGCAAGTTCTTCGTCTTTACCGCGGCCTACGCCGGGGGCCTGGGCTGGCTCGTGCTCATCGGCGTGATTACCAGCGCTATCGCCGCCTACTATTACCTGCGCGTGGTGGTAAAGATGTTCATGCAGGAGCCGGTGCGCGACGTGCGCCCCGAACTCACCCGCGGGCTGAACGCCGAGATCCTGATCGCCGGGGTCGCCACCCTGCTCCTCGGCCTGCTGCCCACACCGATTGTGTTGCTCGCCGAACGCTCGCTGGCGGCGCTGGGGGGATGA
- a CDS encoding ABC transporter permease has protein sequence MAARALRTMFLAESRLFLRDPFSLFFTLFFPVLLLLLFGAVYGSYDIGSGYRYVDAYVPALFATVIGNLALMEVPITLASYRDVGILRRYQATPIPTWWVLLVQVLVKVCMFFVSALLIIVCATLVFGLRFGGNPLLVLLAVLLSLAAMFALGMVLAGMVPDVRAAQMIGSALFFVMLFTSGAALPREEFPPWLRSVTEFVPLTQAVELLTGLWLGAPLSDHRVALVSLTALFVVAALIAGRVFRWRV, from the coding sequence ATGGCTGCGCGAGCTTTGCGCACCATGTTTCTCGCCGAGTCGCGCCTCTTCCTGCGCGACCCGTTCTCGCTGTTTTTCACCCTGTTCTTTCCAGTATTGCTTCTGCTGCTCTTCGGCGCCGTTTATGGCTCCTACGACATCGGCAGTGGCTATCGCTATGTAGACGCCTACGTTCCCGCCCTCTTCGCCACGGTGATCGGCAACCTCGCCCTGATGGAAGTGCCGATCACCCTGGCGAGCTACCGCGATGTCGGCATCCTGAGACGCTATCAGGCGACGCCGATCCCGACCTGGTGGGTGCTGCTGGTACAGGTTCTGGTCAAGGTTTGCATGTTCTTCGTCTCCGCGCTGCTGATTATCGTCTGCGCCACTCTGGTGTTCGGGTTGCGTTTTGGCGGCAACCCTCTGCTCGTGCTGCTGGCGGTACTCCTGAGTCTGGCCGCTATGTTCGCCCTGGGGATGGTTCTGGCCGGCATGGTGCCGGATGTGCGGGCGGCGCAGATGATCGGCTCGGCTCTCTTCTTCGTGATGCTGTTCACGTCGGGCGCAGCGCTGCCGCGCGAGGAGTTTCCGCCCTGGCTGCGGAGCGTTACCGAGTTCGTGCCGCTCACCCAGGCCGTGGAACTGCTGACCGGGCTGTGGCTCGGCGCACCCCTCAGCGACCACCGGGTCGCGCTCGTCTCGCTTACTGCCCTCTTTGTTGTCGCTGCCCTTATCGCGGGGCGCGTGTTTCGCTGGCGAGTGTAA
- a CDS encoding ABC transporter ATP-binding protein, giving the protein MTTSVIEVEELRKTYGATVAVDDISLRVSDGEIFCLVGPNGAGKTTTVECIEGLTIPDSGRVRVFGLDPVRERRALYARTGVLLQESTLHRRQRVREALEVFASFYPDPWPIADLLERCGLEGRERSFYGELSGGQKRRLLLALALIGRPRLLILDEPTASMDPQARYNIWQLLHERRATGTTILLTTHLLEEAQEQCDTICMVDHGRVIAMGSPRQLLAERRIETLIKVPVSNGFDPRRLEALPEATQVEALDSYVLIYGAGDDLYTRLTPALMAQGVAPRQIETRPARLEDLYLLMTGRAYRKE; this is encoded by the coding sequence ATGACTACGTCGGTGATCGAGGTCGAGGAGCTCCGCAAAACTTACGGCGCAACCGTTGCCGTTGACGACATCAGCCTGCGTGTGAGCGACGGCGAGATCTTCTGTCTCGTCGGCCCAAACGGCGCTGGCAAGACTACTACCGTAGAGTGCATCGAGGGCTTGACCATCCCCGACAGCGGTCGGGTGCGCGTCTTCGGCCTCGATCCGGTACGTGAGCGGCGAGCCCTCTATGCTCGCACGGGGGTGCTGCTCCAGGAGTCCACTCTGCACCGGCGCCAGCGGGTGCGCGAGGCCCTCGAGGTGTTCGCGAGCTTTTACCCCGACCCCTGGCCGATTGCCGACCTGCTGGAGCGGTGCGGCCTGGAGGGGCGCGAGCGGAGCTTCTACGGCGAGCTCTCAGGCGGACAGAAGCGCCGGCTGCTACTTGCCCTCGCGCTGATCGGTCGCCCGCGCCTGCTCATCCTCGATGAGCCCACTGCCAGCATGGATCCGCAGGCGCGCTATAACATCTGGCAGTTGCTACACGAGCGCCGCGCGACCGGTACGACCATCCTGCTTACCACCCACCTGCTCGAGGAGGCCCAGGAGCAGTGCGACACGATCTGCATGGTTGACCACGGACGAGTCATTGCCATGGGCTCACCGCGGCAACTACTCGCTGAGCGGCGCATCGAGACCCTGATCAAAGTGCCGGTGTCCAATGGCTTTGACCCCCGGCGCCTCGAGGCTCTGCCCGAGGCAACCCAGGTTGAGGCATTGGATAGCTACGTGCTGATCTACGGCGCCGGCGACGATCTTTACACCAGGCTCACCCCGGCCCTCATGGCCCAGGGTGTGGCGCCTCGCCAGATCGAGACCCGCCCTGCGCGTCTCGAGGATCTCTACCTCCTGATGACGGGCCGGGCTTATCGAAAGGAGTGA
- the acs gene encoding acetate--CoA ligase, whose protein sequence is MGYAEMHRRSIQDPQGFWEELAEELHWYKKWDAVLDDSKAPFYRWFVGGETNLCYNAVDRHALGARRGQAALIWESPEVGQSRTLTYFELYREVNRLAAAFQRLGVNKGDRVIIYMPMVPEAVFAMLACVRLGAVHSVVFGGFSIASLASRIDDAEPVLIVTADAGMRKGLPVHLKEIVDRALETVEKRTVRHVLVLNRGLVNIEMQEGRDLDWAEQIKESGSTYVEPARVASTDPSYILYTSGTTGKPKGVVRDTGGYMVALHASMSQIYNCGDGDVYWSTSDIGWVVGHSYIVYGPLLKGVPTVVYEGRPDHPDPGVWWRVIEKYGVTHVFTAPTALRALRKFPEHWMQSADISSLKILFAAGEPLDAPTYEWARAALNVPVIDHYWQTESGWAMLTNPVGVEMLPVKAGSPTMPAFGHNLEVVDADGNPVPRGEKGFLVDHGPLPPGMLMTLWNDDERYLQSYWSHFKGKLLYMTGDYAIQDADGYFWMLGRADEVLNVSGHRLGTREIEEVISGHPAVAEAAVIGVRHELKGEGVLVVAVLKQHIAPADQDSVARSITALVRDSIGPIATPDAIHFVSMLPKTRSGKIMRRVIRAVYQGDNIGDLSTIEDDATVDMVREAIDVLKSDL, encoded by the coding sequence ATGGGCTATGCGGAGATGCACCGTCGGTCGATCCAGGACCCGCAGGGCTTCTGGGAGGAACTGGCCGAAGAACTCCACTGGTACAAGAAGTGGGACGCCGTGCTCGACGACAGCAAGGCGCCGTTCTACCGCTGGTTCGTAGGCGGAGAGACGAACCTGTGCTACAACGCGGTTGACCGGCACGCCCTGGGCGCGCGCCGCGGCCAGGCGGCGCTGATCTGGGAGAGTCCCGAGGTGGGCCAGTCGCGCACGCTTACCTACTTCGAACTCTACCGGGAGGTGAACCGGCTCGCCGCGGCCTTCCAGCGGCTCGGCGTGAACAAGGGCGACCGGGTAATCATCTACATGCCAATGGTGCCCGAAGCGGTCTTCGCCATGCTGGCCTGCGTGCGTCTGGGCGCGGTGCACTCCGTGGTGTTCGGCGGATTCTCCATCGCCTCGCTGGCCTCGCGCATTGACGACGCCGAGCCGGTGCTCATTGTCACCGCCGATGCAGGTATGCGCAAGGGCCTGCCGGTGCACCTGAAAGAGATCGTGGACCGGGCCCTGGAAACGGTCGAGAAGCGCACCGTGCGCCACGTGCTGGTGCTCAACCGCGGTCTGGTCAACATTGAGATGCAGGAAGGCCGCGACCTGGACTGGGCCGAGCAGATCAAGGAGTCAGGCTCCACCTATGTCGAGCCAGCGCGCGTGGCTTCGACCGATCCCTCCTACATCCTCTACACCTCCGGCACCACTGGCAAGCCCAAGGGCGTCGTGCGCGACACTGGCGGCTACATGGTGGCCCTGCACGCCTCGATGAGTCAGATCTACAACTGCGGCGACGGCGATGTGTACTGGTCTACGTCGGATATCGGCTGGGTCGTGGGGCACAGCTACATCGTCTACGGGCCATTGCTCAAGGGCGTGCCGACGGTGGTCTACGAGGGCCGCCCCGACCACCCCGATCCGGGCGTCTGGTGGCGGGTGATCGAGAAATATGGCGTCACCCACGTCTTTACGGCGCCAACGGCGCTGCGGGCGCTGCGGAAGTTCCCCGAGCACTGGATGCAGAGCGCCGATATTAGCTCGCTGAAGATCCTCTTCGCTGCCGGCGAGCCGCTCGACGCGCCCACCTACGAGTGGGCGCGGGCCGCGCTGAACGTGCCGGTCATTGACCACTACTGGCAGACGGAGAGCGGCTGGGCCATGCTCACCAACCCCGTCGGCGTGGAGATGTTGCCGGTCAAAGCCGGCTCGCCGACTATGCCGGCGTTCGGCCACAATCTCGAAGTCGTGGACGCCGACGGCAATCCCGTGCCGCGCGGCGAGAAGGGTTTCCTGGTAGATCACGGCCCTCTGCCTCCTGGGATGCTGATGACGCTCTGGAACGACGACGAGCGTTACCTTCAGAGTTACTGGAGCCACTTCAAGGGCAAACTGCTCTACATGACCGGCGACTACGCCATTCAAGACGCCGACGGCTACTTCTGGATGCTGGGCCGCGCCGACGAGGTGCTCAACGTCTCCGGCCACCGCCTCGGCACCCGCGAGATCGAGGAGGTGATCTCCGGCCATCCGGCCGTGGCCGAGGCCGCGGTGATCGGGGTGCGCCACGAACTCAAGGGCGAAGGCGTCCTGGTCGTTGCCGTGCTCAAGCAGCACATCGCTCCCGCCGATCAGGACAGCGTCGCGCGCAGCATCACGGCCCTGGTGCGCGACAGCATCGGCCCCATCGCCACCCCTGACGCCATCCACTTCGTGAGCATGCTGCCCAAGACCCGCTCGGGCAAAATTATGCGCCGGGTGATCCGCGCCGTCTATCAGGGCGACAACATCGGCGACCTGAGCACCATCGAGGACGACGCCACCGTGGATATGGTGCGCGAGGCCATTGATGTGCTCAAGAGCGATCTGTAG
- the acs gene encoding acetate--CoA ligase, translating to MAEIRDVALPTTSDVYRPSDAIVENSNVMAYARSRGFSSYEELYQWTLDNTEQFWTDMASELEWFQPWEKVLDDSNKPFFKWFVGGKTNIVHNAIDRHAASWRKNKLALVWEGEDGTQRTFSYHALNREVSKMANVLKSVGVKKGDIVTIYLPRIPELPMMMLACAKIGAAHSVVYGGFSEAALADRLADAQSKVLVTADGGFMRGKVVELKKIADEAMARTPTVQTCLVVKRTGHAINMEIGRDLWLHELMGLPIAAADCPTEVMDAEDPLFILYTSGTTGKPKGVVHTHGGYMVGIYATLKMVFDIKEEDRYWCAADPGWITGHSYIVYAPLITGATSFMYEGAPNYPFPDRWWSLISKHSISILYTAPTAIRGLMRFGEAWPSRHDLSSLRLLGSVGEPINPEAWKWFYTVIGKERCPIMDTWWQTETGHFMITPTPVVPLKPGSATRPFLGIEADVVREDGASCGPNEDGLLVIKRPWPGMMRTILNDPQRYVDTYWTRIPGMYAAGDSARKDEDGYIWVIGRLDDVIKVSGYRLGTAEVESALVSHPAVAEAAAIGLPHDVKGNAIHAFVILRAGFEGSPKLEEELRAHVGHELGPIARPDAITFVSTLPKTRSGKIMRRVLKARAQGLPEGDISTLEE from the coding sequence ATGGCCGAGATCCGCGACGTTGCGCTGCCGACCACCTCGGACGTGTACCGGCCCAGCGACGCCATTGTCGAGAACTCGAATGTGATGGCCTATGCGCGCTCCAGGGGCTTCAGCAGCTACGAGGAACTCTACCAGTGGACGCTCGACAACACCGAGCAGTTCTGGACGGATATGGCGTCTGAGCTGGAGTGGTTCCAGCCCTGGGAGAAGGTGCTCGACGACAGCAACAAGCCCTTCTTCAAGTGGTTTGTCGGCGGGAAAACCAATATCGTCCACAACGCCATTGATCGCCATGCGGCCTCCTGGCGCAAGAACAAGCTCGCCTTAGTCTGGGAAGGCGAGGACGGCACCCAGCGCACGTTTTCGTACCACGCGCTGAACCGCGAGGTCAGCAAGATGGCGAACGTGCTCAAAAGCGTCGGTGTGAAGAAGGGCGACATCGTCACCATCTATCTGCCCCGCATCCCTGAACTGCCCATGATGATGCTGGCGTGCGCCAAGATTGGCGCGGCGCACTCGGTGGTCTACGGCGGCTTCTCCGAGGCGGCCCTGGCCGACCGCCTGGCCGACGCGCAGAGCAAGGTGCTGGTCACTGCCGATGGCGGCTTCATGCGCGGCAAGGTCGTCGAGTTGAAGAAAATCGCCGATGAGGCCATGGCCCGCACCCCCACGGTGCAGACCTGCCTGGTGGTCAAGCGCACGGGCCACGCCATCAACATGGAAATCGGGCGCGACCTCTGGCTCCATGAGTTGATGGGCCTGCCCATCGCCGCCGCCGATTGCCCCACCGAGGTGATGGACGCCGAGGATCCGCTCTTCATCCTTTACACCTCGGGCACGACCGGCAAGCCCAAGGGGGTGGTGCATACCCACGGCGGCTACATGGTCGGCATCTATGCCACCCTGAAGATGGTCTTCGACATTAAGGAAGAGGACCGCTACTGGTGCGCCGCCGACCCGGGGTGGATCACCGGCCATAGCTACATCGTTTACGCGCCCTTGATTACCGGCGCCACGTCGTTTATGTACGAGGGCGCGCCGAACTACCCCTTCCCCGACCGCTGGTGGTCGCTGATATCCAAGCATTCGATCAGCATCCTCTACACCGCCCCCACCGCCATTCGCGGCCTGATGCGCTTCGGCGAGGCGTGGCCCTCGCGCCACGATCTGAGCAGCCTGCGGCTGCTCGGCTCGGTGGGCGAGCCGATCAACCCCGAAGCCTGGAAGTGGTTCTACACCGTCATCGGCAAGGAGCGCTGCCCGATCATGGATACCTGGTGGCAGACGGAGACGGGCCACTTCATGATTACCCCCACGCCGGTCGTGCCGCTGAAGCCCGGCAGCGCCACCCGGCCCTTCCTTGGCATTGAGGCCGACGTGGTGCGTGAGGACGGCGCCTCCTGCGGCCCCAACGAGGACGGCCTGCTGGTGATCAAGCGCCCCTGGCCGGGGATGATGCGCACCATTCTCAATGACCCGCAACGCTACGTGGATACCTACTGGACGCGCATCCCCGGGATGTACGCCGCTGGCGACAGCGCCCGCAAGGACGAGGATGGCTACATCTGGGTCATCGGGCGCCTGGACGATGTGATCAAGGTCTCGGGCTACCGCCTGGGCACGGCGGAGGTGGAGAGCGCCCTGGTGAGCCATCCGGCGGTGGCCGAGGCCGCGGCCATCGGCCTGCCCCACGATGTGAAGGGCAATGCCATCCATGCCTTCGTGATCCTGCGGGCCGGCTTCGAGGGCAGCCCCAAGCTCGAAGAGGAACTGCGCGCCCACGTGGGCCACGAACTTGGTCCCATCGCCCGGCCCGACGCGATCACGTTCGTCAGCACCCTGCCCAAGACGCGCTCGGGCAAGATTATGCGCCGCGTGCTCAAGGCGCGCGCCCAGGGCCTGCCTGAGGGTGATATCTCCACCCTCGAGGAATAG
- a CDS encoding CHAD domain-containing protein codes for MPEVEELLDTYRVDVAHARQVADLALALFDAVAERYELLPAQRRLLEIGALLHNVGMTTDPPEHHLVGRDIVLNREIEDLSLRERAIVACMVAFHRKKVRPDLEPAYLALGRRGQRDALRLSAILRVADGLDYSQSQTTRLLAVTPAGDGLTLTLSGPYAAEDGARAIAKADLWRKVFGEPLQARVEGVGADAAPASHAPDGPAAGEAEEAGATVAPVSETPDGPATDEAEQVAVPGRWYADPEAPLAELGRVLLRRHLRRLRLAERAARGDAPIEAVHDLRVATRRLRATLRLLTPVFAPGGLRAYSKGLGRLAGVAGPVRDRDVLLADLAERAPALPEEVQPAVAALSERLGEERDKAFADMIGFLESDAYAGFLREFAALMNEPDGWDDRQRICDLAGSTIWRHYELLRAHDHGGLPVDPEALHAMRIDGKRLRYVLELFAETLGPQADEVIKPLMAFQDHLGVLNDISVARHLLTPHADDPRTGPAVAAYLALREQQAAQLGTELPARWEKLNSLDYRRDLAACLVGLW; via the coding sequence ATGCCAGAAGTAGAAGAACTTCTCGACACCTATCGTGTTGACGTGGCCCACGCGCGCCAGGTGGCCGATCTGGCGCTGGCGCTCTTCGATGCTGTGGCCGAACGCTATGAATTACTGCCCGCGCAGCGCCGCCTGCTCGAAATCGGCGCCCTGCTCCACAATGTCGGGATGACCACCGACCCGCCGGAGCATCACCTGGTCGGGCGTGACATCGTGCTGAACCGGGAGATTGAAGATCTGTCGCTCCGCGAACGCGCGATTGTGGCCTGTATGGTCGCCTTTCACCGCAAGAAGGTGCGTCCCGACCTCGAACCGGCCTACCTGGCCCTGGGCCGGCGCGGGCAGCGCGACGCCCTGCGCCTCTCGGCCATTCTGCGTGTGGCCGATGGCCTGGATTACAGCCAGTCGCAAACTACTCGCCTGCTGGCGGTGACGCCTGCGGGCGACGGCCTGACGCTGACCCTGAGTGGTCCATATGCCGCGGAGGACGGAGCGCGCGCCATCGCCAAGGCCGATCTGTGGCGCAAGGTCTTCGGCGAGCCGCTTCAGGCGCGGGTGGAAGGGGTCGGGGCGGACGCCGCGCCGGCCAGCCATGCCCCGGATGGGCCAGCCGCCGGGGAAGCGGAAGAGGCTGGCGCGACCGTCGCCCCGGTTTCCGAAACGCCTGACGGGCCGGCCACCGACGAAGCCGAACAGGTCGCCGTCCCCGGACGCTGGTACGCCGATCCCGAGGCGCCCCTGGCCGAACTGGGCCGGGTGCTCCTGCGCCGCCACCTGCGGCGCCTGCGCCTGGCCGAACGCGCGGCGCGCGGCGATGCGCCAATCGAAGCGGTGCACGATCTGCGGGTTGCCACGCGCCGCCTGCGCGCCACCCTGCGGCTGTTGACCCCCGTCTTCGCGCCGGGCGGCCTGCGGGCCTACAGCAAGGGCCTGGGGCGGCTGGCCGGCGTCGCCGGGCCGGTGCGCGACCGTGACGTGCTGCTGGCCGATCTTGCGGAGCGCGCCCCGGCCTTGCCGGAAGAGGTACAGCCGGCGGTCGCGGCGCTGAGCGAGCGGCTTGGCGAGGAGCGCGACAAGGCCTTCGCGGACATGATCGGCTTCCTGGAAAGCGATGCCTACGCCGGGTTCCTGCGCGAGTTCGCCGCCCTGATGAACGAACCCGATGGTTGGGATGATCGGCAGCGCATATGCGATCTGGCCGGCAGCACCATCTGGCGCCACTACGAGTTGCTACGCGCGCACGACCACGGTGGCCTGCCGGTTGATCCCGAAGCACTTCACGCGATGCGTATCGACGGCAAGCGTCTGCGCTACGTGCTCGAGCTCTTCGCCGAGACCCTCGGCCCCCAGGCCGACGAGGTCATCAAGCCGCTGATGGCCTTTCAGGATCACCTGGGGGTGCTCAATGACATCAGCGTAGCCCGGCACCTGCTGACGCCCCACGCCGATGATCCGCGCACCGGCCCCGCCGTGGCGGCCTATCTGGCGCTGCGGGAGCAACAGGCCGCCCAGCTTGGCACCGAGCTGCCCGCCCGCTGGGAGAAGCTCAACAGTCTGGACTACCGGCGCGACCTGGCGGCGTGTCTGGTCGGTCTGTGGTAA
- a CDS encoding CYTH domain-containing protein, with protein sequence MEIEAKYAVSGDDLEALASVRQLGRYTVTPAPAPELQENIYYDTTDARLSAARYGLRVRRTGDHALITLKGPSEVGQEGVHRRAEFEFPGADPDPQTWPDGVARDLALALTRGEPLLPRVLIRTERRVLHVTRDGAPIAELCLDRGIMRSGARERSFTEVEIELREAGTAADLSDLARELASRVTLTPEPRSKLERALAL encoded by the coding sequence ATGGAAATCGAAGCTAAATACGCTGTGAGCGGCGACGATCTGGAAGCCCTTGCGAGTGTCAGGCAACTGGGTAGATACACGGTCACGCCGGCGCCGGCGCCGGAACTTCAGGAAAACATCTATTACGATACTACCGACGCTCGGCTAAGCGCGGCGCGCTACGGCCTGCGGGTCCGACGCACTGGCGATCACGCGCTGATCACTCTCAAGGGTCCTTCCGAGGTCGGTCAGGAAGGCGTGCATCGTCGGGCCGAGTTCGAGTTCCCCGGCGCCGATCCTGATCCCCAGACCTGGCCCGACGGCGTCGCGCGCGACCTGGCGCTCGCCCTTACCAGGGGCGAGCCGCTCCTGCCGCGGGTGCTGATCCGCACCGAGCGGCGCGTGCTGCATGTCACGCGAGACGGCGCTCCGATTGCCGAACTCTGCCTCGACCGCGGGATAATGCGCTCAGGCGCGCGCGAGCGCTCCTTCACCGAGGTGGAGATCGAGTTGCGCGAGGCCGGCACAGCTGCTGACCTGAGCGACCTGGCCCGCGAGCTGGCCAGTCGCGTCACGCTAACGCCCGAACCACGCAGCAAGCTGGAGCGCGCCCTCGCGCTGTGA
- a CDS encoding ComEC family competence protein: MLVRLAIAWMLGIVVVEQVRPPAPWLWAGAIAGLLAALALRGEGRQRVRLAALILLCAALGGLRYLGTLPNLGPQSVTSLLEHGEVTLTGSVAGEPRRSEEQQRVTLRVETATVDGRTAAYEGLVLVVLPPYPAYAYGDRLQVRGELRRPRAAERSGEFDYRAYLAHRGIFVIMTEPEEARLLPGRRGLAPLAAVLAFRAHCQGVLLRALPEPQAALAIGVVLGIQSSIPDEVYRTFSITGTSHILVVSGWNFTIVAGMLGALAARLRLGRGATLALALAVMWVYAVFTGASAAVLRAAAMASLAAVARATDRSTEPWHLLFGACWLITLANPHTLWDVGFQLSALATASLFAYGAPVAAWFARRRPFNWPVMAPLTEALAATLAAQALTLPLILYAFGNLSLVAPLANVVIVPVVPFAMGLGALVLLGGLVWLPLGQWLALAAWLPLTWITEWARLLAAPRWASAQTPPFPLWMLVVWYTLIAVHWWHTQLRGAERQRLPAPPVPPMADARSGEVSTSSPLRAE; this comes from the coding sequence ATGCTCGTCCGTCTGGCGATTGCCTGGATGCTGGGGATCGTTGTTGTCGAGCAGGTCCGCCCCCCGGCGCCGTGGCTCTGGGCCGGGGCCATAGCAGGGCTGCTCGCGGCGCTGGCGCTGCGCGGCGAGGGCCGCCAGCGAGTGCGCCTGGCAGCCCTGATACTGCTGTGCGCCGCGCTAGGAGGGCTACGCTATCTGGGAACGCTGCCAAATCTGGGGCCGCAGAGCGTTACCAGCCTGCTCGAGCATGGCGAAGTGACGCTCACCGGCAGCGTGGCCGGCGAACCGCGGCGGAGCGAGGAGCAGCAGCGCGTAACGCTGCGGGTCGAAACGGCCACGGTTGATGGGCGGACGGCGGCCTATGAGGGCCTGGTCCTCGTGGTATTGCCACCCTACCCGGCGTATGCCTACGGCGATCGGCTCCAGGTCCGGGGTGAACTACGCCGCCCTCGCGCCGCCGAGCGTTCCGGGGAGTTCGATTACCGCGCCTACCTGGCCCACCGTGGCATCTTCGTGATCATGACCGAGCCGGAAGAGGCGCGTCTGTTGCCCGGCAGGCGCGGTCTGGCGCCGCTGGCGGCGGTGCTGGCCTTTCGCGCCCATTGCCAGGGGGTGCTGCTGCGCGCCTTGCCCGAACCCCAGGCCGCTCTGGCCATCGGCGTCGTGCTGGGCATTCAGTCGAGCATTCCCGACGAGGTGTACCGCACCTTCTCGATCACCGGCACGAGCCATATCCTGGTCGTTTCGGGATGGAACTTCACCATCGTGGCAGGGATGCTGGGGGCGCTGGCGGCGCGCCTGCGTCTGGGGCGCGGAGCGACCCTGGCGCTGGCGCTGGCGGTGATGTGGGTGTATGCCGTATTTACCGGGGCGTCGGCGGCAGTGCTGCGGGCGGCAGCGATGGCGAGCCTGGCGGCCGTGGCCCGTGCCACCGACCGCAGCACCGAGCCCTGGCATCTGCTCTTCGGCGCGTGCTGGCTGATCACCCTGGCAAACCCCCACACGCTCTGGGACGTAGGCTTCCAGCTCTCGGCGCTGGCAACGGCCAGCCTCTTCGCCTACGGGGCGCCGGTGGCGGCGTGGTTCGCCCGGCGCCGGCCCTTCAACTGGCCGGTCATGGCGCCGCTGACGGAGGCTCTGGCGGCCACCCTCGCGGCGCAGGCGCTCACGCTGCCGCTGATCCTCTATGCCTTCGGCAACCTCTCGCTGGTGGCGCCGCTGGCCAATGTCGTCATCGTGCCCGTGGTGCCCTTTGCGATGGGCCTGGGGGCGCTTGTGCTGCTAGGGGGCCTGGTGTGGCTGCCGCTGGGCCAGTGGCTGGCGCTGGCGGCCTGGCTGCCGCTGACGTGGATCACCGAATGGGCGCGCCTCCTCGCCGCGCCGCGCTGGGCCAGCGCGCAGACGCCCCCCTTTCCGCTCTGGATGCTCGTTGTCTGGTACACGCTGATCGCCGTGCACTGGTGGCATACGCAATTGAGGGGCGCCGAGAGGCAGCGCCTCCCTGCGCCCCCTGTTCCCCCGATGGCGGATGCGCGCTCTGGAGAAGTCAGCACCAGCTCGCCGCTGCGGGCGGAATAG